From a single Methylacidiphilum kamchatkense Kam1 genomic region:
- a CDS encoding hydrogenase expression/formation C-terminal domain-containing protein, with product MIDHRLIEMQTLLERIFYSFLEAQSRKESEKISLSAPTDIQSVANFLSVGEVEITIDKPLPLFIFETQILGLWAICLSNRLQWLEVGQLPSALLETQRSLPSIPRFSLKELGLSSGGLMNSPYLLVEISRLATEYVIEEKPQVIQLSLLPLSLKDKEFLKLTLGLGKTLIRVKGYGDCLIKNCQYKNIWWIEHFNSEGKSLLQAIEIDEVPAIVMAAKEDLDESLLRIKKLQQELSI from the coding sequence ATGATCGACCATAGGTTGATAGAAATGCAAACACTGCTTGAAAGAATCTTCTATTCTTTCCTTGAGGCACAGAGTAGGAAGGAGTCAGAAAAAATATCTCTTAGCGCGCCCACTGATATCCAATCAGTTGCCAATTTCCTAAGCGTAGGGGAAGTCGAAATCACTATTGATAAGCCACTCCCTCTTTTTATCTTCGAGACTCAAATTCTTGGACTTTGGGCCATTTGTCTCTCCAATAGGCTTCAATGGCTTGAAGTAGGCCAATTGCCTTCTGCCTTATTGGAAACTCAAAGGTCTCTTCCCTCTATTCCGAGATTTTCTCTTAAAGAACTTGGCCTTTCCAGTGGTGGACTCATGAACTCACCCTATCTTCTGGTAGAAATCAGCCGGCTGGCGACTGAGTATGTAATAGAAGAAAAACCTCAGGTTATCCAGCTTAGCCTCTTGCCACTGTCCCTGAAAGACAAGGAGTTTTTAAAGTTGACTTTAGGCTTGGGCAAGACGCTTATCCGCGTCAAAGGCTACGGGGACTGTCTCATCAAGAATTGTCAGTACAAAAATATCTGGTGGATCGAGCATTTTAATTCAGAAGGCAAAAGCTTATTGCAAGCAATTGAGATCGACGAAGTGCCTGCCATAGTAATGGCAGCTAAAGAAGATTTGGACGAAAGTCTCTTGAGAATAAAAAAGTTACAACAAGAGCTATCCATTTAA
- the cybH gene encoding Ni/Fe-hydrogenase, b-type cytochrome subunit, which produces MKEKTLKTKQVYVYEAPLRLWHWINAASIFVLSLSGYFIAHPPPSIGGEAFGHYNFAFIRYVHFVAALLFDVGLMIRIYWALAGNRFGRDFLLLPLFDRCWWTEVLKKIKWYLFLEKEPIKYVGADPLNRLATFCVFLLDWFMLITGLALFGEMDGMGTWAYYLFTIWVLPIFGSSQNLHTFHHLGMWLFVIFILLHVYVVIREDILGRVSVIETMINGWRTFRDDRP; this is translated from the coding sequence ATGAAAGAAAAGACTCTTAAGACTAAACAGGTATATGTGTATGAAGCCCCCCTAAGGCTTTGGCATTGGATTAATGCGGCATCTATTTTCGTTCTAAGCCTCAGCGGGTATTTCATTGCACATCCTCCGCCAAGCATCGGAGGAGAAGCCTTCGGGCATTATAATTTTGCCTTTATCCGATACGTTCATTTTGTAGCAGCACTTCTGTTCGATGTAGGACTTATGATTAGAATCTATTGGGCGCTTGCTGGCAATAGGTTTGGAAGGGATTTTCTTCTTTTACCTTTGTTTGATCGTTGTTGGTGGACTGAAGTGTTGAAAAAAATCAAGTGGTACCTGTTTTTGGAAAAAGAGCCTATAAAATATGTTGGAGCGGATCCATTGAATCGGTTAGCAACGTTTTGTGTTTTCCTTTTAGACTGGTTCATGCTTATCACTGGATTGGCTTTATTTGGAGAAATGGATGGGATGGGAACATGGGCATATTACTTGTTTACAATTTGGGTCCTTCCAATCTTCGGTAGCAGCCAAAACTTGCATACCTTTCATCATTTAGGAATGTGGCTGTTTGTTATCTTTATCCTGCTCCATGTCTATGTCGTAATTCGTGAGGATATTCTGGGGAGAGTCAGTGTCATCGAAACGATGATCAACGGCTGGAGGACTTTTCGGGATGATCGACCATAG
- a CDS encoding nickel-dependent hydrogenase large subunit — MNDQQKVSGSSPLNSSERRIVIDPITRIEGHLRCEVNIDANNTIHNAVSSGTMWRGIELIVKGRDPRDVWAFTQRICGVCTGVHALASVRAVEDALGITIPDNANCIRNIMHLAQMVQDHLVHFYHLHALDWIDVICALKADPKATSEIAQKISSYPKSSPGYFSDIQNRFKRFVESGQLGLFKNGYWGHPAYKLPAEVNLLALSHYLEALDFQRQIVKIHTVFGGKNPHPNWLVGGVPCAINIDETMGAGAPVNMSQLNLVSSIIDRSIEFVETVYLPDILAIGSYYKDWLYGGGLSSKNVLSYGEIPEQAGDQSSAHLCFPRGAILNGNLNNVHEVDPRDSSQIQEYVFHSWYKYPDPAESRHPWEGITEPYFVLGPNTKGSGTHIQQLDEQGKYSWIKAPRFKGEPMEVGPLARFLIGYASGREEFKELIERSLRQLELPLEALFSTLGRTLARALEASLCAKLLKRFYQRLLTNIQSGQTTTADTTKWDPASWPIQSKGVGLVEAPRGALGHWIRIKDGKIENYQAVVPTTWNGSPRDPKGKMGAFEASLLNTPLAKPEEPLEILRILHSFDPCLACSTHLIDAKGRKLAQLRVV; from the coding sequence ATGAATGACCAACAAAAGGTTTCGGGTAGTTCTCCGTTGAACAGCTCAGAGCGTAGAATTGTGATCGACCCGATCACGCGGATTGAAGGCCATCTGCGTTGTGAAGTGAATATTGATGCAAACAATACGATCCACAATGCAGTCTCTAGTGGAACCATGTGGCGTGGTATTGAACTGATCGTCAAAGGAAGAGATCCAAGAGATGTCTGGGCATTTACCCAAAGAATCTGTGGAGTCTGTACGGGCGTACATGCTTTGGCTTCGGTACGAGCTGTGGAAGATGCCCTTGGCATAACAATTCCAGACAATGCCAACTGTATCCGTAATATTATGCATTTGGCACAAATGGTTCAGGACCATTTGGTCCATTTCTATCATTTGCATGCACTCGATTGGATCGATGTCATTTGCGCATTAAAGGCCGACCCCAAAGCCACTTCTGAAATTGCTCAGAAAATATCTTCCTATCCCAAATCCTCTCCAGGGTATTTTTCTGACATCCAAAATAGGTTTAAGCGGTTTGTGGAAAGCGGCCAGCTGGGGTTATTTAAAAATGGATATTGGGGGCATCCAGCCTATAAGTTGCCTGCTGAAGTCAATCTGTTAGCTCTCTCTCATTATCTAGAAGCTTTGGATTTTCAAAGGCAAATTGTAAAAATCCATACGGTTTTTGGTGGAAAAAATCCTCACCCTAATTGGCTTGTTGGTGGGGTGCCCTGTGCCATTAATATCGACGAGACCATGGGAGCAGGAGCCCCCGTTAATATGAGTCAGCTCAACTTAGTCTCTTCGATTATTGACCGATCGATTGAGTTTGTTGAAACGGTCTATTTGCCAGATATTCTTGCGATTGGCTCCTACTATAAAGATTGGCTTTATGGCGGAGGTCTGTCTTCCAAAAATGTTCTTTCTTATGGGGAAATCCCTGAGCAGGCAGGCGATCAATCTTCAGCTCATCTCTGCTTTCCGCGAGGAGCGATCCTCAATGGGAATTTGAACAACGTCCATGAGGTCGATCCCAGGGACTCGTCTCAAATCCAAGAATATGTTTTTCATTCTTGGTATAAATACCCTGATCCTGCCGAAAGCAGGCATCCTTGGGAGGGGATAACTGAACCTTATTTTGTCTTAGGGCCAAACACCAAGGGAAGCGGAACACACATCCAACAGTTGGATGAACAAGGTAAATATTCTTGGATTAAAGCCCCGCGGTTTAAAGGAGAGCCTATGGAGGTGGGGCCCTTAGCAAGGTTTCTGATCGGTTATGCTTCGGGAAGAGAGGAATTTAAAGAACTGATTGAACGATCGCTTCGTCAATTGGAGCTTCCTTTAGAAGCCCTTTTTTCCACTTTAGGCAGAACACTTGCTCGGGCATTGGAGGCTTCTCTCTGCGCAAAGCTGCTCAAAAGATTTTATCAACGCCTCCTTACAAACATTCAATCTGGTCAAACGACAACAGCTGACACCACTAAGTGGGATCCAGCCAGTTGGCCTATTCAGTCCAAAGGGGTCGGTTTGGTCGAAGCACCTCGAGGCGCTCTTGGTCATTGGATTCGGATAAAAGATGGAAAAATCGAAAATTATCAAGCCGTTGTTCCCACCACTTGGAATGGCTCGCCTAGAGATCCAAAAGGAAAGATGGGTGCCTTTGAAGCCTCGCTTCTGAATACCCCATTGGCAAAGCCAGAAGAGCCTTTAGAGATTTTACGCATCCTCCATAGTTTTGATCCTTGCTTGGCCTGTTCCACCCATCTCATCGATGCAAAAGGAAGGAAACTGGCCCAACTGAGAGTGGTTTGA
- a CDS encoding hydrogenase small subunit, whose translation MKYEEESFYALIHKQGISRRSFIKFCTLSAFSLGLGIDVVPQMLHAFETKPRIPVIWLHGLECTCCSESFIRSGHPLVKDVILSMISLDYDETLMAASGWQAEQSLKETVENYKGKYLLAVEGNPPTKENGMFCIVGGKPFLEHLRWAAKDAKAVIAWGSCASNGCVQAAKPNPTGATPIHKIIQDKPIIRVPGCPPIAEVMTGIITYMVTFDRFPELDSQNRPKMFYSQRIHDKCYRRGHFDAGQFVEQWDDEGAKKGYCLYKVGCRGPTTYNACSTTRWNGGVAFPIQAGHGCIGCSEDGFWDNGPFYSRLSKIELLGVETDADTLGFSLLGAAGLGMAAHAVASGIFKKKREEASAADAVKDQKGKKDE comes from the coding sequence ATGAAATACGAAGAAGAAAGTTTTTATGCTCTGATTCATAAACAAGGAATTAGCAGAAGGAGTTTTATAAAGTTTTGTACTCTTTCAGCTTTCAGCTTGGGGCTTGGCATAGATGTAGTCCCGCAGATGCTCCATGCGTTTGAAACCAAGCCGAGAATACCCGTTATATGGCTCCATGGCTTGGAATGCACATGTTGTTCAGAATCCTTCATTCGCTCAGGCCATCCCCTTGTTAAAGATGTGATTCTATCAATGATATCTCTTGACTATGATGAGACGCTCATGGCTGCTTCCGGATGGCAGGCCGAACAGTCCTTAAAAGAAACAGTTGAAAATTATAAAGGCAAGTATCTTTTAGCCGTTGAAGGCAATCCTCCAACCAAAGAAAACGGAATGTTCTGTATAGTCGGAGGCAAACCGTTCCTAGAACACCTTCGGTGGGCGGCAAAAGATGCCAAAGCAGTGATTGCTTGGGGCAGTTGTGCTTCTAACGGTTGTGTGCAAGCAGCAAAACCTAATCCTACAGGGGCGACTCCTATCCATAAAATCATTCAGGACAAGCCAATTATTCGTGTTCCAGGTTGTCCTCCTATTGCAGAAGTCATGACGGGAATCATCACCTATATGGTCACCTTTGACCGGTTCCCTGAATTGGATTCTCAGAACAGGCCAAAGATGTTTTATAGCCAGCGGATTCATGACAAATGCTACCGGCGTGGTCATTTTGATGCGGGGCAGTTTGTGGAACAGTGGGATGATGAAGGGGCAAAGAAAGGATATTGCTTGTATAAGGTGGGCTGTCGTGGGCCGACGACCTATAACGCCTGTTCGACTACTCGGTGGAACGGAGGAGTAGCGTTTCCGATTCAGGCTGGCCATGGATGTATTGGCTGTTCGGAGGATGGATTCTGGGATAATGGTCCTTTTTATAGTAGGCTGTCGAAGATCGAATTGTTAGGAGTCGAAACGGATGCCGATACGCTTGGCTTTAGCCTTCTTGGAGCAGCAGGCCTGGGGATGGCTGCGCATGCAGTCGCTAGTGGGATTTTCAAAAAGAAAAGAGAAGAAGCCTCGGCGGCTGATGCTGTAAAAGACCAAAAAGGAAAAAAGGATGAATGA
- a CDS encoding rhomboid family intramembrane serine protease, with protein MIPIADTIPSTRRPYVNNLLILTNVLVFLYELSLGKQLQNFLLDYGNVPVRFVYWTEFGGDTLDPHRYIPFISSMFLHGGFFHILGNMVYLWIFGDNVEDRFGHIGYLFFYLFGGLVSEIVQIVSDPHSTLPIIGASGAIAAVLGAYFVFYPYSRIITLVPFFGWYTFAEIPAVFYLGFWFFMQLFSGSLMAMSPESMAAGGVAWWAHVGGFVAGVVVGWILKKIFPIED; from the coding sequence ATGATTCCCATTGCTGATACCATACCCAGTACTAGAAGACCATATGTAAATAATTTGTTAATTTTGACCAATGTGCTTGTCTTTCTTTACGAGCTATCTCTTGGCAAACAACTACAAAATTTTCTTCTGGATTATGGCAATGTGCCTGTTCGTTTTGTCTATTGGACTGAATTTGGTGGGGATACGTTAGATCCACACCGCTACATTCCTTTTATAAGCTCCATGTTTCTGCATGGAGGGTTTTTTCATATTCTTGGGAATATGGTTTATCTTTGGATTTTTGGAGACAATGTCGAAGATCGTTTTGGTCACATAGGATATCTTTTTTTTTATCTCTTCGGTGGTCTTGTTTCTGAAATTGTTCAGATCGTTTCTGATCCGCATTCCACTCTACCTATTATTGGAGCGTCTGGAGCCATTGCAGCCGTTTTAGGCGCTTATTTTGTTTTTTATCCTTATAGTCGGATCATCACCCTAGTGCCCTTTTTTGGATGGTATACCTTTGCTGAGATTCCCGCGGTTTTCTATTTAGGATTCTGGTTTTTCATGCAGCTTTTCAGTGGCTCTCTGATGGCAATGAGTCCAGAAAGTATGGCTGCAGGAGGAGTGGCCTGGTGGGCTCATGTGGGTGGATTTGTCGCAGGAGTGGTGGTAGGCTGGATCCTCAAGAAGATTTTCCCGATCGAAGACTGA
- a CDS encoding FIST signal transduction protein: MNTIDNSLVKTALAYGKTVEEVLNALKKQGIRQPEFSICFASSTFNQQQVVSQIKQSLSGHLWGLSSAGEFNGIEEAMTCGGIFMLSIEPLANVLKSNVSYGTIGVDAENSAKAIVQKAFEGLHFDPELLYLGFSGKKPADLLKATPFSLLVAHSQIGTEEKCLKGICEYVGRGVRISGGSGADSLYLERVTETYCYADEKAEKNALSVLALATTLKNGVGIANAFRPVPGKGAFVTESFGRVVYSLNHRRAADVYMELTASSSWQEAFNAFNSHPFGIVEPVSHYWHIHSPAAIQKDGSMAFFSEIPQGSGVSLLEADSQSRIESTRLAVQRAIADAGYPQKIAAVVLFNCILCHQQSERLRTGRAEIQAVKSVVGENVPLIGASTYGETGYTIAGTVGHHNQTTTVWLLGDEPITR; this comes from the coding sequence ATGAACACGATAGATAATTCTCTTGTCAAAACAGCTCTGGCTTATGGGAAAACTGTAGAGGAAGTCCTTAATGCCCTTAAAAAACAAGGGATTCGCCAGCCTGAATTCTCAATTTGTTTTGCCTCAAGCACTTTTAATCAACAACAGGTAGTCAGTCAAATTAAACAATCATTAAGCGGTCATCTGTGGGGACTATCGAGCGCTGGGGAATTTAACGGCATAGAAGAAGCGATGACTTGTGGGGGTATTTTCATGCTTTCCATTGAGCCATTAGCAAATGTCTTAAAATCCAATGTTTCCTATGGAACCATTGGTGTCGACGCCGAAAACAGCGCCAAAGCCATCGTGCAAAAAGCCTTTGAAGGACTTCATTTTGATCCTGAACTCCTCTATTTAGGATTTTCCGGGAAAAAACCGGCGGATTTGCTCAAAGCTACTCCTTTTTCTTTGCTTGTCGCTCATTCTCAGATTGGAACCGAAGAGAAATGCCTGAAAGGCATTTGCGAATATGTTGGGCGCGGAGTCCGAATTTCCGGAGGGAGCGGGGCTGACTCTCTCTATTTAGAAAGAGTCACCGAGACCTACTGTTATGCAGACGAGAAGGCAGAAAAAAACGCTCTTTCGGTTCTTGCCCTAGCCACTACTCTAAAGAATGGGGTAGGCATAGCAAACGCTTTCCGTCCCGTACCTGGCAAAGGAGCGTTTGTAACAGAAAGCTTTGGAAGAGTCGTCTATTCTTTAAATCACCGCAGAGCTGCTGATGTCTATATGGAGTTGACCGCTTCTTCCTCATGGCAAGAAGCCTTTAATGCTTTTAATAGTCATCCTTTTGGAATAGTAGAACCAGTGAGTCACTACTGGCATATCCATAGCCCGGCTGCCATCCAAAAGGATGGTTCGATGGCGTTCTTTTCAGAAATTCCTCAAGGCTCAGGAGTTTCCTTGCTCGAGGCTGATTCTCAAAGCCGGATTGAATCTACCCGTTTGGCCGTACAAAGAGCCATAGCCGATGCGGGGTATCCTCAAAAAATTGCCGCCGTTGTGCTCTTTAACTGTATCCTTTGCCACCAACAGTCTGAAAGACTTAGAACCGGAAGAGCAGAAATCCAAGCTGTTAAATCTGTAGTCGGCGAAAATGTACCCCTGATTGGAGCTTCGACTTATGGGGAAACAGGCTACACTATCGCAGGCACTGTAGGCCATCACAATCAAACTACGACGGTCTGGCTGCTTGGCGATGAGCCGATTACCCGTTAA
- a CDS encoding VanZ family protein: MPLADSKRTRDWIFVLEPQTRKLRCLSAIENHKLFSINFLFFLFSIRFQGYVYNHSFNMHRKIGKWVLAFLYCDLILAFSSLPGSTLSVITKNVSDKILHFFAYSILGWLFCQASMKLLYGIALAALFGMIDENYQRLIPGRQCDFYDWLADCLGATAGAILSVGMLRLSQAKKKMNHFSDYKNIKLKRNK; the protein is encoded by the coding sequence ATGCCCTTAGCTGATTCAAAAAGAACTAGGGATTGGATTTTCGTGCTGGAACCTCAAACAAGGAAGCTTCGTTGCCTGTCCGCAATTGAAAATCACAAACTTTTTTCCATAAATTTCTTATTTTTTCTTTTCTCTATCCGTTTTCAAGGTTACGTTTACAACCATTCTTTCAACATGCACCGAAAGATTGGTAAATGGGTCCTTGCTTTTTTGTACTGTGATTTAATCCTCGCCTTTTCTTCGTTGCCAGGGTCTACGCTTTCTGTAATCACTAAAAATGTATCGGATAAAATCCTCCACTTTTTTGCCTATTCGATTCTCGGGTGGCTTTTTTGCCAAGCTTCCATGAAACTTCTCTATGGGATAGCCCTCGCTGCACTCTTTGGAATGATCGACGAAAACTATCAAAGACTTATCCCTGGCCGACAATGTGATTTTTATGACTGGTTAGCAGACTGTCTTGGAGCAACCGCTGGTGCAATCCTTAGCGTTGGCATGCTTAGACTTTCTCAAGCAAAGAAAAAAATGAACCATTTTTCTGATTATAAAAATATAAAACTAAAGAGAAATAAATAA
- a CDS encoding VOC family protein produces the protein MVAMQAIHHVTLPVKDLERSIRFYTEVLGLKQIARPPFSFPGAWFEVGNQQLHLTVGSSPLPNTESLRIDTKARHVAFRVKNITEALTWLKERGYSEESTDPAFRLKINLESVAGFPQIFLLDPDGHLLEINSESVAH, from the coding sequence ATGGTTGCAATGCAGGCTATCCACCATGTTACTCTTCCCGTAAAAGATTTAGAACGCTCGATTCGGTTTTATACTGAAGTCCTTGGTTTAAAACAGATTGCTAGGCCTCCTTTTTCTTTTCCTGGTGCTTGGTTTGAGGTTGGAAACCAGCAGCTGCATCTAACCGTTGGGTCTTCTCCACTCCCTAATACAGAAAGCCTTAGGATAGACACCAAAGCCAGACACGTCGCTTTTCGGGTTAAAAACATAACGGAGGCTTTGACTTGGCTAAAAGAAAGAGGCTACAGCGAAGAGTCAACCGATCCAGCCTTCCGACTAAAGATCAATCTGGAAAGTGTTGCTGGGTTTCCTCAAATCTTTCTTTTGGATCCCGATGGCCATCTCTTGGAAATTAATTCTGAAAGTGTCGCCCATTAG
- a CDS encoding alpha-amylase family glycosyl hydrolase — protein MGREQKKIWIYNIFPRLLGTIKDWENHLERIVWMGFDVIFLNPISPCGASGSIYSILNPKAIAPEYGTEEAFQRFVTLCHQQGLEVWVDLVANHIAIDSPLIKEHPDWIVWEGGQPKNPGCIDNGQWISWKDLAQLDYSNKGLVDYQKSVIKYWLDLGVDGFRADYAYGISPAIWKELIASGRSILPEVLFFGEALGCPPEQVVSIAKSGFDYMASSIFWWDGKAEWWPQQRELYRRESIKLIGFPESHDTARCASFEEALLKLHRAYEQSDGVLIPAGFEFGFRRKLDVVKTTKRWWIEELPGRWNLSERIRQLTHS, from the coding sequence ATGGGAAGAGAGCAGAAAAAAATTTGGATCTATAACATTTTCCCAAGGCTTTTGGGTACCATAAAGGATTGGGAAAATCATCTAGAGAGGATTGTTTGGATGGGTTTTGACGTAATTTTTCTTAATCCAATTAGCCCTTGTGGTGCTTCTGGAAGTATCTATTCCATATTAAACCCAAAGGCGATTGCTCCCGAATATGGAACCGAAGAAGCATTCCAGCGGTTTGTAACCCTTTGTCATCAGCAAGGGCTTGAAGTATGGGTTGATCTGGTGGCTAATCACATTGCCATAGATTCTCCTTTAATCAAAGAACATCCTGATTGGATTGTTTGGGAAGGAGGACAGCCAAAAAATCCTGGTTGTATTGACAATGGTCAGTGGATTAGTTGGAAAGATCTTGCTCAGCTTGACTATTCAAATAAAGGTCTCGTTGATTATCAGAAATCGGTCATTAAATACTGGTTGGATTTGGGAGTCGATGGATTTAGAGCGGATTACGCCTATGGGATTTCACCAGCCATTTGGAAAGAGTTGATTGCCTCTGGCCGGTCGATCCTTCCGGAAGTTCTGTTTTTTGGAGAAGCTTTAGGTTGTCCTCCAGAACAGGTGGTCAGCATTGCCAAAAGCGGCTTTGATTATATGGCAAGCTCCATTTTTTGGTGGGATGGGAAAGCGGAATGGTGGCCGCAACAGCGGGAACTCTACAGGCGGGAATCGATCAAACTCATTGGTTTTCCTGAGAGTCATGACACTGCACGTTGTGCTTCTTTTGAAGAAGCTCTGTTAAAACTGCATCGAGCCTATGAGCAGAGCGATGGCGTACTCATTCCAGCGGGCTTTGAATTTGGATTTAGAAGAAAACTAGATGTAGTCAAAACCACCAAAAGATGGTGGATAGAGGAGTTACCTGGTCGATGGAACCTGTCGGAAAGAATTAGGCAGTTGACTCATTCCTAA
- a CDS encoding polysaccharide deacetylase family protein, which translates to MESKGVVVMPKICHALGLHMHQPLGNLNLLLDTNRWEAQQILLAYERPIHFLKRYGDKAKVHFGFSGTLLEQFLDPSIQQKSQDILDLGRMLEAYKQLSNIELVGMGYFHPVFPIIPKEDWEEQLWLHRQCIEKVFGRRPKGFFPPEMGFTMEMIPYLVEAGYSYVIVDSAHIRRQDGQPASPYQGYLAEWKGKSIAIVPRERDLSNAQQSGMDPVWFMGEAKNKTKSCASPVLITTWTDGENGGWFRNLSDSANFWGYFFSPYLEKIEAQGDIELVFLADYLEQHPPTEKVHVQTGAWNVGSTSGYDFSQWTGSQSQKQALEAIYRLSAKYWEKAKEQPAHSEPEYTRKLQEMRKLLLQSETSCYLFWGSRGFLSFMN; encoded by the coding sequence ATGGAATCCAAAGGAGTTGTGGTTATGCCAAAAATATGTCATGCCCTTGGCCTTCATATGCATCAACCTCTAGGGAATTTGAATCTATTGTTAGATACTAATCGGTGGGAAGCACAGCAGATTCTTTTAGCTTATGAACGGCCTATCCACTTCTTAAAACGGTATGGAGATAAGGCCAAAGTCCATTTTGGCTTTTCTGGGACCTTGCTGGAACAGTTTTTAGATCCTTCAATCCAGCAAAAGAGTCAAGATATTCTTGATCTTGGAAGAATGCTTGAGGCCTACAAGCAACTTTCTAATATCGAGCTTGTGGGCATGGGGTATTTTCATCCCGTCTTTCCCATTATCCCTAAAGAAGATTGGGAAGAACAACTATGGCTGCATCGCCAATGTATTGAAAAGGTTTTCGGCAGAAGGCCTAAAGGTTTTTTTCCTCCCGAAATGGGTTTTACCATGGAAATGATCCCTTATTTGGTGGAGGCGGGCTATAGCTATGTCATTGTGGACAGTGCTCATATTCGCAGACAAGACGGTCAACCTGCCTCCCCCTATCAGGGGTATCTTGCCGAATGGAAAGGGAAAAGTATTGCCATTGTCCCTAGAGAAAGAGATTTAAGCAATGCCCAACAAAGCGGAATGGATCCGGTATGGTTCATGGGGGAAGCAAAGAATAAGACGAAGTCATGTGCTTCTCCTGTCTTGATCACAACATGGACGGACGGTGAAAATGGAGGATGGTTTAGAAACTTAAGCGATTCGGCGAATTTCTGGGGCTATTTCTTTTCACCTTATCTGGAAAAAATTGAGGCTCAAGGAGATATTGAATTGGTATTTCTGGCTGATTATCTTGAGCAACATCCTCCGACAGAGAAGGTGCACGTACAGACTGGGGCATGGAATGTTGGATCGACCTCAGGATACGATTTTTCACAGTGGACAGGCTCTCAATCCCAAAAGCAAGCTCTAGAAGCCATCTACAGACTCAGTGCCAAGTACTGGGAAAAAGCTAAAGAACAACCTGCGCACAGTGAGCCTGAATATACAAGGAAACTTCAAGAAATGCGCAAACTATTACTGCAATCAGAAACGAGTTGTTATCTCTTCTGGGGGAGTCGTGGCTTCCTAAGCTTTATGAACTGA
- a CDS encoding glycosyltransferase family 4 protein, translating into MKIAMLSWETLHSIAVGGLAVHVTELAAALSRRGHQVHVFTRRQNWMSHYDCIDGVHYHRCDFAFHPDFVTEMHNLCRSFIGHLWKEEDYAGGFDIVHAHDWLTSMAGKWAKWGRGRRFVFTLHSTEYGRCGNCHHGGNSARIRHLEGEGAHYADRIIAVSNQLKWEIVSIYHQWEGKIWVIPNGISVTPFSGFIDPAAVKARYGIGPMDPTFLFCGRLTHQKGPDLLLEAIPWILKFNGNAKFIFAGDGYLRSQLESRSWQLGIRHAVRFIGHRFGADLHDLFRAVDAVVLPSRNEPFGIAVLEGWAAGKPVIATHNGSEFVWHGINGYKVYPTPESIAWGCCEIMKNFEHSRWMGQNGRKAAEESFSWDSVAALTERCYYSLF; encoded by the coding sequence ATGAAAATAGCCATGTTGTCTTGGGAAACTCTTCATTCAATTGCTGTTGGAGGATTAGCTGTACATGTGACAGAGCTAGCCGCCGCGTTGTCCCGTCGGGGCCATCAAGTACATGTTTTTACTAGAAGACAGAATTGGATGAGCCACTATGATTGTATTGATGGGGTGCATTATCATCGGTGTGATTTTGCTTTTCATCCAGATTTTGTAACCGAAATGCATAATTTATGCAGATCATTTATTGGGCATCTTTGGAAGGAAGAAGATTATGCTGGGGGCTTTGACATTGTCCATGCGCATGACTGGTTGACCTCAATGGCTGGGAAATGGGCAAAATGGGGTCGTGGCAGACGCTTTGTTTTTACCCTTCATTCTACGGAATATGGTCGCTGTGGGAACTGTCATCATGGAGGCAATTCTGCTAGGATCCGTCACCTAGAAGGAGAAGGTGCTCATTATGCCGATAGAATTATAGCTGTATCCAATCAGTTGAAATGGGAAATTGTTTCCATTTATCATCAATGGGAAGGCAAAATCTGGGTTATTCCCAATGGGATTAGTGTGACTCCTTTTAGCGGTTTTATTGATCCGGCAGCAGTCAAGGCAAGATATGGTATTGGACCGATGGATCCAACATTTCTTTTTTGTGGCCGATTGACCCATCAGAAAGGCCCAGATCTTCTTTTAGAAGCGATTCCTTGGATTCTTAAATTCAATGGCAACGCCAAGTTCATTTTTGCGGGTGATGGATACTTGCGCTCTCAGCTGGAATCTCGATCTTGGCAGCTTGGTATCCGGCATGCTGTACGATTCATAGGACATAGGTTTGGGGCGGATCTGCATGATCTTTTTCGTGCGGTGGATGCGGTTGTTCTTCCTTCGCGGAACGAGCCCTTTGGCATAGCCGTTCTTGAGGGGTGGGCAGCGGGCAAGCCTGTCATCGCAACGCATAATGGTTCAGAATTTGTATGGCATGGGATAAATGGCTATAAGGTATATCCAACCCCAGAATCGATAGCATGGGGCTGTTGCGAAATCATGAAAAATTTTGAGCATAGTCGTTGGATGGGCCAAAACGGCCGAAAGGCAGCAGAAGAATCGTTTAGTTGGGATTCAGTTGCAGCACTAACGGAACGTTGTTATTATTCCTTATTTTAG